Proteins encoded within one genomic window of Triticum aestivum cultivar Chinese Spring chromosome 2D, IWGSC CS RefSeq v2.1, whole genome shotgun sequence:
- the LOC123050048 gene encoding uncharacterized protein, which yields MAKCLAVALLLLVVLASCDGRELNQKDQALAGAGGGVGESKVLGLPDLPPVGTVTGTSTTNGPLVALPALPGIPAHP from the coding sequence ATGGCGAAGTGCCTCGCCGTCGCGCTCCTCCTACTGGTGGTGCTCGCGTCCTGCGACGGGAGGGAGCTGAACCAGAAGGACCAGGCACTGGCCGGTGCCGGTGGTGGCGTCGGCGAGTCGAAGGTGTTGGGGTTGCCTGACCTGCCGCCTGTGGGAACCGTTACCGGTACCAGCACCACTAACGGCCCGCTGGTGGCGCTTCCTGCCCTTCCCGGGATCCCTGCTCACCCATGA